The following are encoded together in the Saliniramus fredricksonii genome:
- a CDS encoding phosphodiester glycosidase family protein produces MYVQLSRDGAGMMLRRIAAIVAIWVGLVIISMPASAQDGPCAARLFDDARFTVCTIDPATHDIVLYTSDAQGRAYAGFSRLPQEREGAPLVFAMNAGMYHADLSPVGLHVEEGEQIKAINTRPGPGNFHMLPNGVFYMTGDTAGVATTEHFLARGIAPDLATQSGPMLVIDGALHPRFIRDSTSLRRRNGVCVGDSGAISFAISEQPVNFHHFARLFRDGLGCRNALYLDGTMSSLHAPALGRSDAIRPMGPIIAAYPRQR; encoded by the coding sequence ATGTACGTTCAGCTATCGCGGGACGGGGCGGGCATGATGCTGCGCCGGATCGCGGCGATCGTCGCGATATGGGTCGGGCTGGTGATCATATCGATGCCGGCGTCGGCGCAGGACGGACCCTGTGCGGCGCGGCTTTTCGATGATGCGCGCTTCACTGTCTGCACCATCGACCCGGCCACGCATGACATTGTCCTCTACACCAGCGACGCGCAAGGCCGCGCCTATGCGGGATTTTCGCGCCTGCCGCAGGAGCGGGAGGGAGCTCCGCTGGTCTTTGCCATGAATGCGGGCATGTATCACGCCGATCTCTCGCCGGTCGGCCTGCATGTGGAGGAGGGCGAACAGATCAAGGCGATCAACACCCGCCCCGGGCCCGGCAATTTCCACATGCTTCCCAACGGAGTCTTCTACATGACGGGCGACACGGCGGGCGTCGCAACGACCGAGCATTTCCTCGCGCGCGGCATCGCGCCCGATCTCGCCACGCAATCGGGCCCGATGCTGGTCATCGACGGCGCGCTTCATCCGCGCTTCATCCGGGACTCGACCTCGCTGCGCCGGCGCAACGGGGTTTGTGTCGGCGATAGCGGCGCCATATCCTTTGCGATCTCGGAGCAGCCGGTGAATTTCCACCATTTCGCGCGACTGTTCCGTGACGGGCTCGGCTGCCGCAATGCGCTTTATCTCGACGGAACCATGTCGAGCCTGCATGCTCCGGCGCTCGGGCGCTCGGATGCGATCCGCCCGATGGGGCCGATCATCGCGGCCTATCCACGCCAAAGGTGA
- a CDS encoding class I SAM-dependent methyltransferase gives MDELALLTDLHAGNTRQGPGGDDETRFAIALAGLVAQTGLRIADIGCGTGASALILAQDLDADVTAVDALPGFLAALEGRAARAGLSGRITTLAASMDDLPFAADSLDAIWSEGAIYNMGFENGIRAWRRFLKPGGVLAVSELTWFTADRPAEIEAYWSREYPEVGRAGAKIALLEKHGYTPIGYHALPEACWRENYFRPLAQGFEAFLDRHGADAGAQDVIRAQREEIALHDRYARYFGYGFYIARKTAA, from the coding sequence ATGGACGAACTGGCGCTCCTGACGGATCTGCACGCGGGCAATACAAGGCAGGGGCCAGGTGGCGACGACGAAACCCGCTTCGCCATAGCCCTCGCCGGACTGGTGGCACAGACCGGATTGCGGATTGCGGATATCGGTTGCGGAACAGGGGCTTCGGCGCTGATCCTCGCGCAGGATCTCGATGCCGACGTAACCGCCGTGGACGCCCTTCCCGGTTTCCTCGCAGCGCTGGAGGGCCGGGCCGCACGGGCCGGTCTGTCCGGGCGCATCACGACGCTGGCCGCGTCGATGGACGATCTGCCGTTCGCGGCGGATTCGCTCGATGCGATCTGGTCCGAGGGCGCGATCTACAATATGGGCTTCGAGAACGGGATCCGGGCCTGGCGCCGTTTCCTGAAGCCGGGAGGAGTGCTCGCCGTCTCCGAGCTGACCTGGTTCACGGCGGACAGGCCCGCCGAAATCGAAGCGTACTGGAGCAGGGAATATCCGGAGGTCGGTCGCGCCGGCGCCAAGATCGCACTCCTTGAAAAGCACGGCTACACGCCGATCGGCTATCACGCGCTCCCGGAAGCCTGCTGGCGGGAGAATTATTTTCGACCCCTTGCACAGGGCTTCGAGGCCTTCCTCGACAGGCACGGGGCCGATGCGGGAGCGCAGGATGTGATCCGTGCGCAACGCGAGGAGATCGCCCTGCATGACCGTTATGCGCGCTATTTCGGTTACGGCTTCTATATCGCGCGCAAGACCGCCGCGTGA
- the accD gene encoding acetyl-CoA carboxylase, carboxyltransferase subunit beta: MNWISDVVRPRIKTLFKRETPENLWVKCPDTGQMVFHKEVEANLWVIPGSNHHLRLNAADRLKITFDGRFEDIPLRSVAADPLKFRDEKRYADRLRDARAKTGMQDAVKVAVGNVDGTLMTVAVQDFAFMGGSLGMAAGEAIVTAADTARERGTPFVLFVASGGARMQEGILSLMQMPRTTVALRRLREARLPYIVVLTNPTTGGVTASYAMLGDVHIAEPGALIGFAGPRVIEQTIREKLPEGFQRAEYLKDHGMVDMVVPRTELKATIANLARIFMKQPAPDAGASSGNPPKVENKPAATSDGGTGAGTSAKTSPPHDSAKSAPANPPAPAAEAAAEAGEKPQ, translated from the coding sequence ATGAACTGGATTTCAGACGTCGTCCGTCCGCGCATCAAGACGCTTTTCAAGCGCGAGACGCCGGAGAATCTCTGGGTGAAATGCCCGGATACCGGGCAGATGGTCTTCCACAAGGAAGTCGAGGCGAATCTGTGGGTGATACCCGGCTCGAACCATCACCTGCGTCTCAACGCAGCTGATCGGCTGAAGATCACCTTCGACGGCCGGTTCGAGGACATCCCCCTGCGCAGCGTCGCCGCCGATCCCTTGAAATTCCGCGACGAGAAACGCTATGCCGACCGTCTGCGCGACGCGCGCGCCAAGACGGGGATGCAGGATGCGGTCAAGGTCGCCGTCGGGAATGTCGACGGGACGCTGATGACGGTTGCGGTCCAGGATTTCGCCTTCATGGGCGGTTCGCTCGGCATGGCCGCCGGTGAGGCGATCGTCACCGCCGCCGATACGGCGCGCGAACGCGGCACGCCCTTCGTGCTCTTTGTGGCCTCCGGCGGCGCGCGCATGCAGGAAGGCATCCTCTCGCTGATGCAGATGCCGCGCACGACGGTGGCGCTGCGGCGCCTGCGCGAGGCGCGCCTGCCCTATATCGTCGTGCTCACCAATCCCACCACCGGCGGCGTCACCGCCTCTTATGCCATGCTAGGCGATGTGCATATTGCCGAGCCCGGCGCGCTGATCGGCTTTGCCGGCCCCCGTGTGATCGAGCAGACCATCCGCGAGAAGCTGCCGGAAGGCTTCCAGCGCGCCGAGTATCTCAAGGATCACGGCATGGTCGACATGGTGGTGCCGCGCACGGAGCTGAAGGCGACGATCGCCAATCTCGCGCGCATCTTCATGAAGCAGCCGGCACCCGATGCCGGAGCCTCTTCTGGCAACCCGCCAAAGGTCGAGAACAAGCCTGCCGCGACATCGGATGGCGGGACCGGCGCGGGCACCTCCGCCAAGACCTCCCCACCACACGACAGCGCGAAATCCGCTCCCGCCAACCCGCCTGCCCCGGCCGCAGAAGCAGCGGCGGAGGCGGGCGAGAAGCCGCAGTGA
- a CDS encoding bifunctional folylpolyglutamate synthase/dihydrofolate synthase translates to MESSDALIARFLALHPKSIDLSLGRVERLLAALGHPEHRLPPVIHVAGTNGKGSTIAFMRAMLEAAGLVVHVYTSPHLVRFHERIRLGQPGGGRFVDEERLVGALRICDQVNAGAPITVFEITTVAAIHLFAEAPADVLLLEVGLGGRFDATNVVADPACAVITPIGLDHAEYLGDTVEKIAFEKAGIIKPGRPTVIARQDYAAAESVLHDVAEQRGASPILIGGQDFSTHEENGRVIYQDEDLLLDLPLPRLVGAHQISNAGTAIAALRAAGFHRLSPNGFETGIRAAEWPGRLQRLTRGVLPGLAPEGAELWLDGGHNPDGGRALSAAMADLSERSEAPLVLIAGMLGTKDGEGFLRNFAGLARELIAVPVPGQVAGRPAMEVASIAARAGLVASTAAGVESAIAGLRDTPWETPPRVLICGSLYLAGAVLASNGTLPE, encoded by the coding sequence ATGGAATCCTCAGACGCGCTGATCGCGCGCTTCCTCGCCCTGCATCCCAAATCCATCGATCTGTCGCTGGGCCGCGTCGAGCGGCTGCTCGCGGCTCTGGGCCATCCCGAACACCGCCTGCCGCCGGTGATTCACGTTGCCGGCACCAACGGCAAGGGCTCGACCATCGCCTTCATGCGCGCCATGCTGGAAGCGGCCGGCCTCGTGGTGCATGTCTATACCTCACCGCATCTGGTGCGGTTTCACGAGCGCATCCGGCTCGGCCAGCCCGGCGGCGGGCGCTTCGTCGACGAGGAGCGTCTGGTGGGGGCGCTGCGCATCTGCGACCAGGTGAATGCCGGGGCGCCGATCACCGTGTTCGAGATCACGACAGTCGCCGCGATCCATCTCTTCGCGGAGGCCCCGGCGGATGTGCTGCTGCTGGAAGTGGGCCTCGGCGGGCGCTTCGACGCGACCAATGTCGTCGCCGATCCCGCCTGCGCGGTGATCACGCCGATCGGCCTCGACCATGCCGAATATCTGGGCGACACGGTGGAGAAGATCGCCTTCGAGAAGGCGGGAATCATCAAGCCGGGGCGTCCCACGGTCATTGCCCGCCAGGATTACGCGGCGGCGGAGAGCGTCCTGCATGACGTGGCCGAACAGCGCGGCGCATCGCCGATCCTGATCGGCGGCCAGGATTTCTCCACCCATGAGGAAAACGGACGCGTCATCTACCAGGATGAAGACCTCCTGCTCGATCTGCCACTGCCGCGCCTCGTCGGCGCGCATCAGATCAGCAATGCGGGCACCGCCATCGCCGCCCTGCGCGCGGCCGGATTTCATCGTCTTTCGCCAAATGGTTTCGAGACCGGCATCCGCGCCGCCGAGTGGCCGGGTCGGCTACAGCGCCTCACCCGAGGCGTCCTGCCCGGCCTCGCCCCGGAAGGTGCCGAACTCTGGCTCGATGGCGGACACAACCCCGATGGCGGACGCGCGCTTTCCGCCGCAATGGCGGATCTCTCCGAGCGCTCCGAAGCACCGCTGGTGCTGATCGCCGGGATGCTCGGCACCAAGGACGGCGAGGGCTTCCTGCGCAATTTCGCCGGGCTCGCGCGCGAGTTGATCGCCGTGCCCGTACCGGGGCAGGTTGCGGGCCGTCCGGCCATGGAAGTCGCCTCGATCGCCGCCCGCGCCGGGCTGGTCGCCTCGACTGCGGCGGGTGTCGAGAGCGCCATTGCCGGTCTGCGCGATACGCCCTGGGAGACACCGCCGCGGGTGCTGATCTGCGGCTCGCTCTACCTTGCCGGCGCCGTGCTCGCCTCGAACGGGACCCTGCCCGAGTAA
- a CDS encoding histone deacetylase family protein encodes MTTLLLTHPAALDHETPTGHPECADRIKAVEAALEDERFAMLAREAAPVADIEAVALAHHRGYVEALLEASPESGLVQIDSDTILSPGTMEAALRGAGAATLAVDEVMTGKVRNAFSAMRPPGHHAEHRVAMGFCFFNHAAIAARWARHHHGAERVAIMDWDVHHGNGTQDIFWDDPDVLYISTHEMPLFPGTGDPNERGAHDNILNIALSPGDGSDTFREVMTTAVVPRITDFAPDLLIISAGFDAHWRDPLGSVNLTEADFAYATRALMRVAERSCAGRVVSLLEGGYDLVGLAKSVAAHVETLMDPA; translated from the coding sequence ATGACAACACTCCTCCTCACCCATCCCGCTGCCCTCGATCACGAGACACCGACCGGCCATCCCGAATGCGCTGATCGGATCAAGGCCGTCGAGGCCGCGCTCGAGGACGAGCGCTTTGCCATGCTCGCCCGGGAAGCGGCGCCCGTGGCCGATATCGAGGCGGTGGCGCTGGCGCATCATCGCGGCTATGTGGAGGCGTTGCTCGAAGCTTCGCCTGAATCGGGGCTGGTACAGATCGATTCCGACACGATCCTCTCTCCCGGCACCATGGAAGCGGCCTTGCGCGGCGCAGGCGCGGCGACGCTGGCGGTCGACGAGGTCATGACAGGCAAGGTACGCAACGCCTTCAGCGCCATGCGCCCGCCCGGTCACCATGCCGAGCACAGGGTGGCGATGGGATTCTGCTTCTTCAACCACGCCGCCATCGCCGCGCGCTGGGCGCGCCATCATCATGGCGCGGAGCGCGTCGCGATCATGGATTGGGACGTGCATCACGGCAACGGCACGCAGGACATCTTCTGGGACGATCCCGACGTGCTCTACATCTCGACCCACGAGATGCCGCTCTTCCCCGGCACGGGTGACCCGAACGAGCGCGGCGCGCATGACAACATCCTCAACATCGCGCTCTCACCCGGCGATGGCAGCGACACGTTCCGCGAGGTGATGACCACTGCCGTCGTGCCCCGTATCACCGATTTCGCGCCTGATCTCCTCATCATCTCCGCCGGTTTCGACGCGCATTGGCGCGATCCACTGGGCAGCGTCAACCTGACGGAGGCCGATTTCGCCTATGCCACGCGGGCGCTGATGCGGGTGGCCGAGCGCTCCTGCGCGGGCCGCGTCGTCTCGCTTCTGGAAGGCGGCTACGATCTGGTCGGCCTTGCCAAATCAGTCGCCGCGCATGTCGAGACGCTGATGGATCCGGCCTGA
- a CDS encoding thioredoxin domain-containing protein — protein MPFSSRLQLSRRDLLTGLVTLPAATVIGLPAQARDARRVPYELVEDALALPGAAYVGAEHPDVIMIEFFDYNCPFCHQSAQDMGQLLDIDEHLGYVLVNYAILGEPSVEATRIALAFQGLYGNDHYRDFHLGLHARRGVKNGQRALDVAMELGADGHELVEFADSDLVTMAMEAAISAGNNLNINATPSFAIGPWIYDGQVPLEGKLRIIDALRA, from the coding sequence ATGCCGTTCTCATCGCGTCTGCAACTCTCCCGCCGCGACCTGCTCACCGGCCTCGTCACCCTGCCCGCCGCCACCGTGATCGGCCTGCCTGCGCAGGCCCGCGATGCGCGCCGGGTACCCTACGAACTCGTCGAGGATGCGTTGGCGCTTCCGGGGGCGGCCTATGTCGGTGCGGAGCACCCCGATGTGATCATGATCGAATTCTTCGACTACAACTGCCCCTTCTGCCACCAATCGGCGCAGGATATGGGCCAGTTGCTCGATATCGACGAACATCTCGGCTATGTCCTCGTCAACTATGCCATCCTCGGCGAGCCCTCGGTGGAAGCGACGCGGATCGCCCTCGCCTTCCAGGGCCTCTACGGCAACGATCATTACCGCGATTTCCATCTCGGCCTCCATGCGCGCCGGGGCGTGAAGAACGGCCAGCGCGCGCTCGATGTCGCCATGGAGCTGGGTGCCGACGGGCATGAACTCGTCGAATTCGCCGATTCCGATCTCGTCACCATGGCCATGGAAGCGGCCATCAGTGCCGGCAACAACCTCAACATCAACGCCACCCCCTCCTTCGCCATCGGCCCGTGGATCTATGACGGCCAGGTGCCGCTTGAAGGCAAGCTGCGCATCATCGACGCGCTGCGGGCGTGA
- the xth gene encoding exodeoxyribonuclease III has protein sequence MRFSITSWNINSVRLRIDQVTRFLSEQSPDVLCLQETKCPVDKFPEKAIRAAGYEHIAFAGMKGYNGVAIISRFPVADIAVTGFCEKEDARHISLRLGPQAGEAAGLAIHNFYVPAGGDVADPAVNPKFAHKLQFLEEMRGWADRAAVSRAPSVTVGDLNIAPLEHDVWSHKQLLDVVSHTPLETSTLERLREEAGLVDSMRDLRPEPEKIYSWWSYRSPDWSKADKGRRLDHIWLSPDLAPVCRSVEVLREARGWERPSDHAPVTAMLEL, from the coding sequence GTGCGGTTTTCGATTACCAGCTGGAACATCAACTCGGTGCGCCTGCGCATCGATCAGGTCACCCGCTTCCTGAGCGAACAGAGCCCGGACGTGCTCTGCCTGCAGGAGACCAAGTGCCCGGTCGACAAGTTTCCGGAGAAGGCGATCCGCGCCGCCGGCTACGAGCACATCGCCTTTGCGGGCATGAAGGGCTATAACGGCGTCGCGATCATCTCGCGCTTTCCGGTGGCCGACATCGCCGTCACCGGCTTCTGCGAAAAGGAGGATGCGCGCCATATCTCGTTGCGCCTCGGCCCGCAGGCCGGGGAAGCGGCGGGGCTTGCCATCCATAATTTCTATGTCCCCGCCGGTGGCGACGTGGCCGATCCGGCGGTCAATCCGAAATTCGCGCACAAGCTGCAATTTCTGGAGGAAATGCGCGGCTGGGCCGATCGCGCGGCGGTGTCGCGGGCGCCGTCCGTCACCGTGGGCGATCTCAACATCGCCCCGCTGGAGCACGACGTGTGGAGCCACAAGCAGCTTCTCGACGTCGTCAGCCACACGCCGCTCGAGACCAGCACGCTGGAGCGCCTGCGCGAGGAGGCCGGGCTGGTCGATTCCATGCGCGACCTGCGCCCCGAGCCCGAGAAGATCTACAGCTGGTGGAGCTACCGCTCGCCGGACTGGAGCAAGGCCGACAAGGGGCGCCGGCTCGATCACATCTGGCTCTCGCCGGATCTCGCTCCCGTCTGCCGCTCCGTCGAGGTGCTGCGCGAGGCGCGCGGCTGGGAGCGCCCCTCCGATCACGCGCCGGTGACGGCGATGCTGGAACTCTGA
- a CDS encoding YqaA family protein, with amino-acid sequence MSAFWELAGMFVSAFTSATLLPGSSEAVLAGIVALGTASATSAVIVATLGNTVGSVVNWAMGLFAARFRHHRRFPLTPEQYERYAAIYAKWGVWSLLLSWTPVIGDPLTVVAGVMRTPLWIVVPLVMLAKGARYVAVAGVVVML; translated from the coding sequence ATGTCGGCGTTCTGGGAACTGGCAGGCATGTTCGTCTCGGCTTTCACCTCCGCGACATTGTTGCCCGGATCATCCGAGGCGGTTCTGGCCGGAATCGTCGCCCTCGGCACTGCGAGCGCGACGAGCGCCGTCATCGTGGCGACGCTCGGTAATACGGTCGGTTCCGTCGTCAACTGGGCGATGGGACTCTTCGCCGCGCGGTTCCGCCACCACCGCCGTTTCCCGCTGACGCCGGAGCAGTATGAGCGTTACGCGGCAATCTATGCAAAATGGGGCGTATGGAGCCTGCTGCTCTCCTGGACTCCCGTGATCGGCGATCCGCTCACGGTTGTAGCCGGTGTGATGCGCACGCCGTTATGGATCGTCGTGCCATTGGTGATGCTCGCCAAGGGCGCGCGCTATGTCGCCGTCGCCGGCGTGGTGGTGATGCTCTGA
- a CDS encoding acylphosphatase: MIARHVHVTGRVQGVWFRAWAREQALAEGVSGWIRNRPDGAVEAVLAGTEEAVETLIAKLHDGPTAAKVENLRVADTTVPDETGFHIVG; the protein is encoded by the coding sequence ATGATAGCGAGACATGTGCATGTGACGGGCCGTGTCCAGGGTGTCTGGTTCCGGGCATGGGCGCGTGAACAGGCCCTGGCCGAAGGTGTCTCCGGATGGATCCGTAACCGCCCAGACGGTGCGGTCGAAGCCGTTCTGGCCGGCACCGAAGAAGCGGTCGAGACCCTGATCGCGAAGCTGCATGACGGCCCGACAGCCGCAAAGGTGGAAAACCTCCGCGTGGCGGATACCACGGTGCCGGACGAGACCGGGTTTCACATTGTCGGTTGA
- a CDS encoding DUF302 domain-containing protein, with protein sequence MHNPLKLLCAAVILLPTMADAGDIAPREGWRIIETDLAHAQLLDRLLEAVPAEKMGVVTEAGPTAVARERGIEIPENRVVGVFNNDYAVRILDMSTAAMIEAPLRFYVTENDDGNATLSWKTPSFVFAPYLDEGGDELAVIAEEIDARFEAIASRATGE encoded by the coding sequence ATGCACAATCCGCTGAAGCTTCTTTGCGCAGCCGTCATCCTGCTGCCGACGATGGCCGATGCCGGTGACATCGCACCACGCGAAGGCTGGCGCATCATCGAAACCGATCTGGCCCATGCACAATTGCTGGATCGCCTGCTCGAGGCCGTTCCCGCCGAGAAGATGGGCGTGGTCACCGAGGCCGGCCCGACCGCAGTTGCCCGCGAGCGCGGCATCGAAATCCCCGAGAACCGGGTCGTCGGCGTGTTCAACAACGACTATGCCGTGCGTATCCTCGACATGAGCACCGCCGCCATGATCGAGGCGCCTTTGCGGTTCTACGTCACCGAGAACGACGACGGCAACGCGACGCTGAGCTGGAAGACTCCAAGCTTCGTCTTCGCGCCCTATCTCGACGAAGGCGGTGATGAGCTCGCTGTCATCGCCGAGGAAATCGATGCCCGTTTCGAGGCGATCGCGTCGCGTGCGACCGGCGAATGA
- a CDS encoding FAD-binding oxidoreductase, with protein MSAPASTPTPEFLASLSRRLGAEHVLTEPEDMAPHLVETRGLYRGLAGAVVRPKDAQEAAFVMATCHAEGVTVVPHGGNTGLVGGGVPFGGIVLSLSRLNAIREVDASNATITAEAGCTLKSIQDAAEEADKLFPLSLGSEGTCQIGGNIATNAGGTGVLRYGNTRDLVLGLEVVLPDGRIWNGLRGLRKDNTGYDLKHLFIGSEGTLGIVTAAVLKLYPAPKSQVTAFIGCDGPRTALTIFERLRAAAGDQLTAYEFIPRFGLDMVMKHGHDVTRPLQGEHAAYALIELTSPQPDADLQTLAETVLGQAIEDELVEDAALATSGAQVAGMWKLRELMSEVQGKEGGSIKHDVSVPVSRVADFLTEASAACEAAMDGVRVCGFGHFGDGNIHFNLSQPVGMDKAEFLAQWEHFNRIVHDIVAKMNGSIAAEHGVGLIKRDELLLYKDPVAVDMMKAVKQAIDPRNILNPGKVVAITDDPPPALPGSKN; from the coding sequence GTGTCGGCGCCAGCATCCACCCCCACCCCTGAATTTCTCGCGAGCCTGTCCCGACGGCTCGGCGCGGAACATGTTCTGACTGAGCCGGAAGACATGGCGCCGCATCTCGTCGAAACACGCGGGCTCTATCGCGGTCTGGCCGGTGCCGTGGTGCGCCCGAAGGATGCGCAGGAGGCCGCCTTCGTCATGGCGACCTGCCACGCGGAAGGCGTCACCGTCGTGCCTCATGGCGGCAATACCGGGCTCGTGGGCGGCGGGGTCCCGTTCGGCGGGATCGTGCTGTCGCTCTCGCGCCTCAATGCCATCCGCGAGGTCGATGCCTCGAATGCGACGATCACGGCGGAGGCCGGCTGCACGCTCAAGAGCATCCAGGATGCAGCGGAAGAGGCCGACAAGCTGTTTCCGCTCTCGCTGGGCTCCGAGGGCACCTGCCAGATCGGCGGCAACATCGCCACCAATGCCGGCGGCACCGGCGTGCTGCGCTACGGCAATACCCGTGATCTCGTGCTCGGCCTCGAAGTCGTCCTGCCTGACGGGCGTATCTGGAACGGGTTGCGCGGCCTGCGCAAGGACAATACCGGCTACGATCTCAAGCATCTCTTCATCGGCTCGGAAGGCACGCTCGGCATCGTCACGGCGGCGGTGCTCAAGCTCTATCCCGCGCCGAAGTCACAGGTCACCGCCTTCATCGGCTGCGACGGGCCGCGCACGGCGCTCACGATTTTCGAGCGCCTGCGCGCGGCAGCGGGTGACCAGCTCACCGCCTATGAATTCATCCCGCGCTTCGGTCTCGACATGGTGATGAAGCACGGCCATGACGTCACCCGCCCGCTTCAGGGGGAGCACGCCGCCTATGCGCTGATCGAACTCACCTCCCCCCAGCCGGATGCGGATCTGCAGACACTCGCCGAGACCGTGCTCGGCCAGGCGATCGAGGATGAACTCGTCGAGGATGCCGCGCTCGCCACCAGCGGTGCGCAGGTGGCCGGAATGTGGAAGCTGCGCGAGCTGATGTCGGAGGTGCAGGGCAAGGAAGGCGGCTCGATCAAGCACGACGTCTCCGTGCCGGTCTCGCGCGTCGCGGATTTCCTGACCGAGGCGAGCGCCGCCTGCGAGGCCGCCATGGACGGCGTGCGCGTGTGCGGCTTCGGCCATTTCGGCGACGGCAACATCCATTTCAATCTCAGCCAGCCTGTCGGCATGGACAAGGCGGAATTTCTGGCGCAATGGGAGCACTTCAACCGCATCGTTCATGATATCGTGGCGAAGATGAACGGCTCGATCGCCGCCGAACACGGGGTCGGTCTGATCAAGCGCGATGAATTGCTGCTCTACAAGGATCCGGTCGCCGTTGATATGATGAAGGCGGTCAAGCAGGCGATCGACCCGCGCAACATTCTCAACCCCGGCAAGGTCGTCGCCATTACGGACGATCCGCCGCCGGCGCTGCCGGGCAGCAAGAACTGA
- a CDS encoding diacylglycerol kinase, producing MNRLKRAAFSSLAGLRFNLRSEESFRQEAIILVLCLVLGFFIAPNAAWYVAMIGSLVLVMVTELLNTAIERLSDHVTPDFHPRIGAVKDSASAAVFLAIVLAGIVWLTALAERLGLLP from the coding sequence ATGAATCGCCTGAAGCGCGCCGCGTTCTCTTCCCTTGCCGGGTTGCGCTTCAATCTGCGCAGCGAGGAATCGTTCCGGCAGGAAGCGATCATCCTGGTGCTCTGCCTCGTCCTTGGATTCTTCATCGCACCGAACGCCGCCTGGTACGTCGCCATGATCGGTTCGCTGGTCCTGGTCATGGTGACGGAGCTGCTCAACACCGCGATCGAGCGCCTGTCGGATCACGTCACGCCGGATTTCCATCCGCGAATCGGCGCGGTGAAGGATTCCGCTTCGGCGGCGGTGTTCCTCGCCATCGTGCTCGCGGGCATCGTCTGGCTCACCGCCCTCGCGGAACGCCTCGGCCTGCTTCCGTGA
- a CDS encoding YeiH family protein, translating to MLRLSRRMLQGDARAFISSNWPGLALSLVVAIVAVWLAPRLPDLLPLPAMVIALLIGVALNPLAARPLFEPGMGLAVKRLLRIAVALLGLRIALGDIAALGLATALIVILSMVVTVIAGFAMARAMGQETGYGALAGAATAVCGASATLATATVVPQYKGKEADIAFVVVAVNALSTLAMVLYPVLGAILGLDERNLGIMLGATIHDVAQVVGAGYAISPETGDTAVIVKLFRVFLLLPVVLVIGWYFAARTRASAGGMAGEAAAKVPVPVFAIVFLVLCVINSIALTQPALAPVYEPVRSFLVAVSQWGLLIAIAALGLGTSVRAIAALGWRHALSIVVTTLIILVVAGGMIALLL from the coding sequence ATGTTGCGTTTGTCTAGGCGTATGCTGCAAGGCGACGCGCGCGCGTTCATCTCCTCCAACTGGCCCGGACTGGCGCTCTCGCTCGTCGTGGCGATCGTCGCGGTCTGGCTGGCGCCGCGCCTGCCGGATCTGCTGCCCCTGCCGGCCATGGTCATCGCGCTGCTGATCGGCGTCGCGCTGAACCCGCTCGCCGCGCGCCCGCTCTTCGAGCCGGGCATGGGTCTCGCCGTGAAGCGGCTCTTGCGCATCGCGGTAGCGCTGCTTGGTCTGCGGATCGCGCTGGGCGATATCGCCGCTCTCGGCCTGGCCACGGCGCTGATCGTGATCCTCTCCATGGTGGTGACGGTGATCGCGGGCTTTGCCATGGCACGGGCGATGGGCCAGGAGACCGGCTACGGCGCGCTTGCTGGTGCCGCCACCGCCGTCTGCGGCGCTTCCGCGACGCTCGCTACCGCGACGGTGGTGCCGCAATACAAGGGCAAGGAGGCCGATATCGCCTTCGTCGTGGTGGCGGTGAACGCGCTTTCGACGCTGGCCATGGTGCTCTACCCGGTGCTCGGCGCGATCCTCGGCCTCGACGAACGCAATCTCGGCATCATGCTCGGCGCCACCATCCACGATGTGGCGCAGGTCGTGGGCGCGGGTTACGCGATCTCCCCGGAAACCGGCGATACGGCGGTGATCGTCAAGCTGTTCCGCGTGTTCCTGCTGCTGCCGGTCGTGCTCGTCATCGGCTGGTATTTCGCCGCGCGGACACGCGCAAGCGCCGGCGGTATGGCAGGCGAGGCTGCGGCGAAAGTGCCGGTTCCGGTCTTCGCCATCGTCTTCCTCGTTCTGTGCGTGATCAACTCCATCGCCCTGACGCAGCCGGCGCTCGCGCCCGTCTACGAACCCGTGCGCAGCTTTCTCGTCGCCGTCTCGCAATGGGGGCTGCTGATCGCGATCGCCGCTCTGGGGCTCGGCACCTCCGTGCGGGCGATTGCGGCGCTGGGCTGGCGCCATGCGCTGAGCATCGTGGTGACGACGCTCATCATTCTCGTGGTGGCGGGCGGCATGATCGCGCTGCTTCTGTAA